From one Lycium barbarum isolate Lr01 chromosome 6, ASM1917538v2, whole genome shotgun sequence genomic stretch:
- the LOC132598578 gene encoding disease resistance protein RPV1-like, with protein sequence MSQFAYHAFLSLATKLGKSFGNHLHSALSNAGIRAFSVDEPEIDEKECKELQKTIQGSRILIVVFSKDYASSERCLDELVFILESKKAFGRFVLPVFYDMYPSEVRKQKGCFEQSFLMYEERYKSGTDKVKEWKAALSEVADLGGMVLQNQSDGCESRFIQEIVKVVARKLNRAVLSVAVHPVGIDSRVRDINLWLQDGSTSVDIMAIYGMGGIGKSTLAKTAYNLNVDKFDGSSFLADVNKTSERHNGLVSLQRQLLSNVLGKKVEKIHNVDEGVIKIQEAIRCRRILLVLDDVDDRDQLNAVLGMREWFYPGSKIIITTRNQHLFNASEVCRCKIYKVTPLNAQESIRLFSWHAFLKEKSSEDYEDLSENVILHCKGIPLALKVLGSSLCDRSIEVWESALRKLKEIPDNKILEKLRISYDLLPDDDVQNLFLDIVCFLVGKDKDYAVTILDGCGFFSVVGIQILSDRCLIEIDKDKLKVHSLIQDMGREIIRLESPWEPQKRSRVWRYRDSFDILSSKTGTAEIEGLVLDKGMPTKLSKVVKSVRSYYFSEDTGLVGPRKRCKIMEHFDDASAEVSNSIEFEADAFSRMQRLRIFQLSYVRFTGFYSMFPKSLRLLCWSGFHMKTIPEDLPLESLVALEMKKSCLEKPWKGIKILRSLKILNFSHSHFLKRTPDFSGLPHLKTLILKDCIKLVKIHESIGCLDGLVYLNLRDCKNLRKLPGSFCKLKSLEKLNISGCSKLVTSAIELGKLESLTTLQADGMNFGNANSWRARWQTWSSKLRRSPDYNQFSFSSLSSSLVRLSLAKCNLTDDALSFGLNNLPSLCFLNLSENQIYNLPLSIKTLGMLQDLWLDGCPSLRSLPELPPSLVKLKAVRCSSLETVTNLPNLMSNLFLDVMESENLSEISGIFKLNPIDNFEVEILNTLGLLLKMDNTADTVVEIFNRFTNTKRIYSIQQGLYEFGIFSTYFPGNEVPSWFNNKSEQSMLTLKVDSLPYINITGLIICVVFARSSPRKFRYFGDGHTFYIKVQNITKGLKWIYAPSFIGIPGENNRLIFLCHWKFGKYLQTGDQINVSLPCWSNTFKMKEFGVTLAYNKPELDQFSASTSEARVLATQRTPISDYQSEESVMAGFMPSYQLAVHRYYLSHPDYFVIRDNADSVVRSILNDKLFEDDYVQTAGSGSSDGAGPEEVDDDDSIFDFDEDEDDEANLAELEEMLQRSW encoded by the exons ATGTCTCAATTTGCTTATCATGCATTTCTGAGTTTGGCAACAAAACTAGGCAAGTCCTTTGGAAATCATCTTCATTCAGCCTTATCAAATGCTGGTATTCGAGCATTCAGCGTTGATGAACCTGAGATAGATGAAAAAGAGTGCAAAGAATTGCAGAAAACAATTCAAGGATCAAGAATTCTCATTGTTGTCTTCTCAAAAGACTATGCCTCTTCAGAGAGGTGCCTTGATGAACTTGTGTTTATACTTGAGAGCAAGAAAGCTTTTGGACGTTTCGTTCTACCTGTGTTTTATGATATGTATCCATCAGAAGTCAGGAAACAAAAAGGTTGTTTTGAACAATCTTTTTTAatgtatgaagagagatataagTCTGGGACCGATAAAGTGAAGGAATGGAAGGCTGCTCTATCAGAAGTTGCTGATTTGGGAGGAATGGTATTACAGAATCAATCTGATGG GTGTGAGTCGAGGTTTATTCAAGAGATTGTGAAGGTGGTGGCAAGAAAACTAAATCGCGCAGTTTTAAGTGTTGCTGTCCACCCAGTTGGAATAGATTCTCGAGTTAGAGACATAAATCTCTGGTTGCAGGATGGATCAACAAGTGTTGATATTATGGCTATATATGGTATGGGGGGAATAGGTAAATCTACACTTGCGAAGACTGCTTACAATCTTAACGTTGACAAATTTGATGGCAGTAGCTTTCTTGCTGATGTGAATAAAACTTCAGAAAGACATAATGGTCTGGTAAGTCTACAAAGACAACTTCTTTCAAATGTTCTAGGGAAGAAGGTGGAAAAGATACACAATGTCGATGAAGGAGTCATCAAGATTCAAGAGGCCATCCGTTGCAGAAGAATTCTTCTTGTTCTCGATGATGTGGATGATAGAGATCAGTTAAATGCTGTTCTTGGGATGCGAGAATGGTTTTATCCTGGCAGTAAAATTATCATAACAACCAGAAATCAGCACCTGTTTAATGCTAGTGAGGTCTGCAGATGTAAGATATATAAGGTCACGCCATTGAATGCTCAAGAATCGATTCGACTCTTCAGCTGGCATGCTTTTCTAAAAGAAAAATCTTCAGAAGATTATGAGGACCTTTCAGAAAATGTGATACTTCATTGTAAAGGGATTCCTTTAGCTCTCAAAGTTTTAGGTTCTTCTCTTTGTGACAGAAGTATAGAGGTGTGGGAGAGTGCATTGAGGAAGCTAAAGGAAATCCCTGACAATAAGATCCTGGAAAAACTCAGAATCAGCTACGATTTGCTGCCAGATGATGATGTACAGAATCTATTCCTCGATATCGTCTGTTTCCTTGTTGGGAAGGATAAAGACTATGCAGTTACTATACTCGATGGATGTGGTTTTTTCTCAGTAGTAGGAATTCAGATTCTTTCAGATAGATGTCTGATCGAAATCGACAAGGATAAGCTGAAAGTGCATTCATTGATTCAAGATATGGGAAGAGAAATTATCCGCCTAGAATCCCCTTGGGAGCCTCAGAAAAGAAGCAGAGTTTGGCGATACAGAGATTCCTTCGATATCTTGAGTTCAAAAACT GGAACTGCAGAAATTGAAGGCCTAGTTCTTGACAAGGGAATGCCCACAAAATTGTCCAAAGTAGTTAAGTCTGTCAGATCATATTACTTCAGTGAAGATACTGGTCTGGTAGGTCCTAGAAAACGCTGTAAGATCATGGAGCATTTTGATGATGCCAGCGCAGAAGTTTCAAACAGTATAGAATTTGAAGCTGATGCATTTTCCAGAATGCAGAGGCTGAGGATATTCCAGCTTAGTTATGTAAGATTCACGGGATTCTATAGTATGTTTCCGAAAAGTCTAAGATTACTGTGTTGGTCTGGATTTCATATGAAGACCATTCCTGAGGATCTCCCTCTAGAGAGCCTGGTTGCCCTTGAAATGAAAAAAAGTTGTTTGGAAAAACCCTGGAAGGGAATTAAG ATTCTCAGATCATTAAAGATCCTCAACTTTAGTCATTCCCATTTCCTAAAAAGAACTCCTGATTTTTCTGGACTTCCCCATCTGAAAACTTTGATCCTGAAAGACTGCATTAAGTTGGTCAAGATTCATGAATCAATTGGATGCCTTGACGGACTCGTCTATCTGAACTTGAGAGACTGCAAGAATTTAAGGAAGCTCCCTGGAAGCTTTTGTAAGCTCAAATCTTTAGAAAAACTTAATATCTCTGGCTGTTCTAAACTAGTTACATCAGCAATAGAGTTAGGCAAGTTAGAATCTTTGACAACCCTACAGGCTGATGGAATGAATTTTGGTAATGCGAATTCATGGAGGGCCCGCTGGCAAACTTGGTCATCAAAGTTGAGAAGATCCCCAGATTATAACCAGTTTTCATTCTCTTCTTTATCAAGTTCGCTCGTTAGATTAAGTCTTGCTAAATGCAACTTAACAGATGACGCTTTATCATTTGGCCTCAACAACCTCCCCTCATTATGCTTCTTGAATCTAAGCGAAAACCAGATTTACAACCTGCCTCTGAGTATCAAAACTCTTGGTATGCTCCAAGACCTTTGGTTAGATGGATGTCCGAGCCTCCGTTCTCTGCCAGAGCTTCCTCCAAGCCTAGTTAAGCTGAAGGCAGTTAGATGCTCATCACTGGAAACAGTTACAAATCTACCAAACCTAATGTCAAATCTCTTTTTAGATGTCATGGAAAGTGAGAATTTAAGTGAGATTTCAGGAATTTTCAAGCTAAATCCCATTGataattttgaagtggaaatattgaATACTCTAGGCCTGCTTCTCAAGATGGATAACACAGCAGATACAGTGGTGGAAATATTTAATAGGTTCACTAACACAAAAAGGATATATTCAATTCAACAG GGACTCTATGAATTTGGCATCTTCAGTACTTATTTTCCAGGAAATGAGGTTCCAAGCTGGTTCAACAACAAAAGTGAACAGAGCATGTTGACCCTGAAAGTAGATTCACTTCCTTATATCAACATAACAGGCCTGATCATTTGTGTTGTCTTTGCACGTTCTAGTCCTCGCAAATTTCGCTATTTTGGTGACGGGCATACATTTTATATCAAAGTCCAAAACATTACAAAGGGCCTTAAGTGGATTTATGCCCCATCATTCATTGGCATTCCAGGAGAGAACAACAGGTTGATATTTTTATGCCACTGGAAGTTTGGGAAGTATTTACAAACTGGTGATCAGATTAATGTTTCATTGCCTTGTTGGAGTAATACTTTTAAGATGAAAGAGTTTGGAGTTACACTTGCATATAACAAGCCAGAATTAGACCAGTTCTCAGCATCTACTAGTGAAGCAAGAGTGCTTGCAACGCAACGTACTCCAATTAGTGATTATCAATCCGAAGAAAGTGTCATGGCAGGCTTTATGCCTTCATATCAGTTGGCGGTTCATCGTTACTACCTTTCTCACCCTGACTACTTTGTGATCCGCGACAATGCAGATTCAGTTGTGAGGTCAATTTTGAATGACAAATTGTTTGAGGATGATTATGTGCAGACTGCAGGTTCAG GGTCTAGTGATGGAGCAGGACCAGAAGAAGTAGATGATGATGATAGCATCTTTGATTTCGATGAGGATGAAGATGATGAGGCTAACCTAGCAGAGTTAGAGGAGATGTTGCAAAGATCTTGGTGA
- the LOC132598577 gene encoding NADH dehydrogenase [ubiquinone] 1 beta subcomplex subunit 3-B-like: MGKPLGATGEFFRRRDEWRKHPMLTNQFRHAFPGLGIAVVAFTIYCVGEYAYNNMSQPSHSTTSASHSH; encoded by the coding sequence ATGGGGAAACCATTGGGAGCTACCGGAGAGTTTTTCAGGCGAAGGGACGAGTGGAGGAAACATCCTATGTTGACCAATCAGTTCCGCCACGCTTTCCCTGGCCTTGGCATCGCTGTTGTAGCATTCACCATCTACTGTGTAGGCGAATATGCTTACAACAACATGTCTCAACCTTCTCACTCCACCACCTCTGCTTCTCATTCTCACTGA
- the LOC132598576 gene encoding disease resistance protein RUN1-like encodes MSTSQTPQSRYSFHVFLSFRGEDTRKNFTDHLYTALINAGIRTFRDDDEIRRGENIESELQKGIRESKISLIVFSNDYASSRWCLDELVNILDRRKKEGHTVFPVFYTVSPEDVENQSGSFAEAFVNHEKTGNAETGEKRKVWMEKMEKWRVALKEVAVLEGGMCLAKEVDGHEAKFIEKIIKEILKRLNRTVLRVPSYTVGLESRVKEVNSWLQDESSEVGIGVICGLGGVGKSTVAKVAYNSNYDRFDGNCFLANVRDISEKHHNGPAYLQKQIFESILKGRKEKIYNADEGIVKMKDAIGNKKVFIVFDDVDQLDVLDSLIGTRDWFCRGSKILITTRCEKLLKAHERHMLFKIKELGDDESLKLFSWYAFGQDHPLEEFKVRSTEAIRHCGGLPLALYHLGSFLSGRGMEIWRSKLQKLEAIPHSEVQKNLEISYKSLDDHDQRLFLLIALSFVGKDKDDVIKTLEKCDLHPTVGIQNLIDRSFISIDGENKVMMPPVIQEMGKEIIRRESPDDLSNYLTENNATDADEGDVPSGHVSEDGLVPAVGPNGAKRPYYQDLPEIAILPYLGNSLKRRFVGLLSTFPISGGLKRFFP; translated from the exons ATGTCAACTTCACAAACCCCACAATCCCGTTATTCTTTCCATGTTTTCTTGAGTTTTAGAGGTGAAGACACCCGAAAAAACTTCACTGATCATCTCTACACAGCTCTCATCAACGCTGGAATTCGAACTTTTCGAGATGATGATGAAATCCGTAGAGGAGAAAACATAGAATCTGAACTGCAAAAGGGTATTCGTGAATCCAAGATTTCTCTAATAGTTTTCTCTAATGATTATGCTTCATCAAGATGGTGTCTTGATGAGCTCGTTAACATTCTTGATAGAAGAAAGAAAGAGGGTCATACTGTTTTCCCTGTTTTTTACACTGTGAGTCCTGAGGATGTTGAGAATCAATCAGGGAGTTTTGCTGAGGCTTTTGTGAATCATGAAAAGACAGGAAATGCCGAGACTGGAGAGAAAAGGAAGGTATGGATGGAGAAGATGGAGAAGTGGAGAGTAGCTTTGAAAGAAGTTGCTGTATTGGAAGGGGGAATGTGCTTAGCCAAAGAAGTAGATGG GCACGAGGCAAAATTCATCGAAAAGATCATCAAggagatactcaaaagattgaatcGCACTGTACTTCGTGTACCTTCATACACAGTTGGATTAGAGTCTCGAGTGAAGGAGGTTAACTCATGGTTACAGGATGAATCCAGTGAAGTTGGCATAGGGGTGATCTGTGGACTTGGTGGCGTAGGAAAGTCTACTGTTGCTAAAGTAGCTTACAACTCTAACTATGACAGATTTGATGGCAATTGTTTTCTTGCAAATGTCAGAGATATCTCAGAGAAACATCATAATGGTCCGGCTTATTTGCAAAAACAAATTTTTGAAAGTATATTGAAAGGcagaaaggaaaaaatatacaaTGCTGATGAAGGAATTGTCAAAATGAAAGATGCTATTGGCAACAAAAAGGTGTTTATAGTATTTGATGATGTGGATCAGCTGGATGTCTTGGATTCACTTATTGGGACAAGGGATTGGTTTTGTCGGGGGAGTAAAATTCTCATAACGACAAGGTGTGAGAAATTGTTAAAGGCCCATGAGAGGCACATGCTATTCAAGATTAAGGAACTTGGAGATGATGAGTCCCTAAAGCTCTTCAGTTGGTATGCTTTCGGACAAGACCACCCTTTAGAAGAGTTCAAGGTGCGTTCAACAGAGGCAATACGGCATTGCGGTGGGCTTCCGTTAGCCCTTTATCATTTGGGTTCCTTTCTTTCAGGGAGAggtatggaaatatggagaagTAAATTGCAGAAATTGGAAGCAATCCCTCATAGCGAAGTTCAAAAGAATCTTGAGATAAGCTACAAGTCTCTAGATGATCATGACCAGAGGCTGTTCCTCCTTATTGCTTTGTCTTTtgttgggaaggacaaggatgaTGTTATCAAAACCTTAGAGAAGTGTGATTTGCACCCAACAGTTGGAATTCAGAACCTCATTGACAGATCCTTCATCAGCATTGATGGCGAAAATAAGGTGATGATGCCTCCAGTTATTCAGGAGATGGGGAAAGAAATTATTCGTAGAGAATCACCGGATGATCTATCGAATTACTTGACAGAGAACAAT GCAACTGATGCAGATGAAGGAGACGTTCCAAGTGGACATGTGTCGGAAGATGGTCTTGTCCCAGCAGTTGGTCCTAATGGTGCAAAAAGACCATATTATCAAGATTTGCCAGAAATAGCTATTCTTCCATACCTAGGTAATTCGTTGAAAAGGCGCTTTGTAGGGCTTCTTTCGACGTTCCCCATATCTGGGGGCCTCAAAAGATTCTTCCCATGA
- the LOC132598579 gene encoding disease resistance protein RUN1-like, which produces MSTSQTPQSRYSFHVFLSFRGEDTRKNFTDHLYTALINAGIRTFRDDDEIRRGENIESELQKGIRESRISLIVFSNDYASSRWCLDELVNILERRRKEGHTVLPVFYTVSREDVENQTGSFAGAFVNHEKRGNAETGENRKVWMEKMEKWRVALKEVAELEGMCLAKEVDGHEAKFIEKITKEILKRLNRTVLSVPSYTVGLESRVMGINSWLQDESNEVGIGVIYGLGGVGKTTVAKVAYNSNYDRFDGSCFLANVREISEKHPNGQVYLQKQIFESILKGRKEKIYTADEGIVKMKDAISNKKVFIVFDDVDQLDVLDSLIGTRDWFYPGSKILITTRCEKLLKAHERHMLFKIKELGDDESLKLFSWYAFTQDHPLEEFGVLSTEAIRHCGGLPLAICDLGHFLSDRGMDIWRSKLQKLEAIPHSKVQKNLEISYKSLDDHDQRLFLLIASSFVGKDKDYVIKILENCDLHPTVGIQNLIDGSLISIDDENKVVMPPLIQDMAKEIIRRESPDDPERLCKLLNQWGLSNYVTENNETDADEGDIPSGHVSEDGLVPAVGPNGAKTPYYQDLPEIAILPYLGNSLKRRFVGLLSTFPLSGGLKRFFPG; this is translated from the exons ATGTCAACTTCGCAAACCCCACAATCCCGTTATTCTTTCCATGTTTTCTTGAGTTTTAGAGGTGAAGACACACGTAAAAACTTTACTGATCATCTCTACACAGCTCTCATCAACGCTGGAATTCGAACTTTTCGAGATGATGATGAAATCCGTAGAGGAGAAAACATTGAATCTGAACTGCAAAAGGGTATTCGTGAATCCAGGATTTCTCTAATAGTTTTCTCTAATGATTATGCTTCATCAAGATGGTGTCTTGATGAGCTTGTTAACATTCTTGAGAGGAGGAGGAAAGAGGGTCATACTGTTTTGCCTGTTTTTTATACTGTCAGCCGTGAAGATGTTGAGAACCAGACAGGGAGTTTTGCTGGAGCTTTTGTGAATCATGAAAAGAGAGGAAATGCTGAGACTGGAGAGAACAGGAAGGTATGGATGGAGAAGATGGAGAAGTGGAGAGTAGCTTTGAAAGAAGTTGCTGAATTGGAAGGAATGTGCTTAGCCAAAGAAGTAGATGG GCACGAGGCAAAATTCATCGAAAAGATCACCAAggagatactcaaaagattgaatcGCACAGTACTTAGTGTACCTTCATACACAGTTGGATTAGAGTCCCGAGTGATGGGCATTAACTCATGGTTACAGGATGAGTCAAATGAAGTTGGCATTGGGGTGATCTATGGACTTGGTGGCGTAGGAAAGACTACTGTTGCTAAAGTAGCTTACAACTCTAACTATGACAGATTTGATGGCAGTTGCTTTCTCGCAAATGTCAGAGAAATCTCAGAGAAACATCCAAATGGTCAGGTTTATTTGCAAAAACAAATTTTTGAAAGTATTTTGAAAGGcagaaaggaaaaaatatacaCTGCTGATGAAGGAATTGTCAAAATGAAAGATGCTATTAGCAACAAAAAGGTTTTTATTGTATTTGATGATGTGGATCAGCTGGATGTCTTGGATTCACTTATTGGGACAAGGGATTGGTTTTATCCAGGGAGTAAAATTCTCATAACAACAAGGTGCGAGAAATTGTTGAAGGCCCATGAGAGGCACATGTTATTCAAGATTAAGGAACTTGGAGACGATGAGTCCCTAAAGCTATTTAGCTGGTATGCTTTTACACAAGACCACCCTTTAGAAGAGTTCGGGGTGCTTTCAACAGAGGCAATACGGCATTGCGGTGGGCTTCCATTAGCCATTTGTGATTTGGGTCATTTTCTTTCAGATAGAGGTATGGATATATGGAGAAGTAAACTGCAGAAATTGGAAGCAATCCCTCATAGCAAAGTTCAAAAGAATCTTGAGATAAGCTACAAGTCTCTAGATGATCATGACCAGAGGTTGTTCCTCCTTATTGCTTCTTCTTTTGTTGGGAAGGACAAAGATTATGTTATCAAAATATTAGAGAACTGTGATTTGCACCCAACAGTTGGAATTCAGAACCTCATTGATGGATCCCTCATCAGCATTGATGACGAAAATAAGGTGGTGATGCCTCCACTTATTCAGGACATGGCGAAAGAAATTATTCGTCGGGAATCACCTGATGATCCCGAGAGATTGTGTAAATTGTTGAACCAATGGGGTCTATCAAATTACGTGACGGAGAACAAT GAAACTGATGCAGATGAAGGAGACATTCCAAGTGGACATGTGTCGGAAGATGGTCTTGTCCCAGCAGTTGGTCCTAATGGTGCAAAAACACCATATTATCAAGATTTGCCAGAAATAGCTATTCTGCCATACCTTGGTAATTCGTTGAAAAGGCGTTTTGTAGGACTTCTTTCGACGTTCCCCTTATCTGGTGGCCTCAAAAGATTCTTCCCAGGATGA